The Candidatus Cloacimonadota bacterium region TTCTCCCATCGTGAGCTACCCCGATGTGTTGGTGGCCCTGAACCAGCCTTCCCTGGATAAATTCGGACCCAGTGTCCGCTCCGGCGGGGTGGTGATCATCAACACCAACTCCTGCCCCCACGGCTGCAAACGGGACGACGTTCAGATCGTGGCCGCCCCCATGACCGACATCTCTCTGGAAATCGGCTCCATGCGGGTTATGAACATGCTGGCCATCGGCATTGTGATCGGCAAAACAGGGCTCATCAAATACGAAACCATGGAGGAAGACCTCAC contains the following coding sequences:
- a CDS encoding pyruvate ferredoxin oxidoreductase, whose protein sequence is MTTEMICAGFGGQGVLTIGRFIAQAGMKEGKNVSWLPSYGPEMRGGTANVSTVVSDGPIASPIVSYPDVLVALNQPSLDKFGPSVRSGGVVIINTNSCPHGCKRDDVQIVAAPMTDISLEIGSMRVMNMLAIGIVIGKTGLIKYETMEEDLTSFLKAKDPDLLEKNLAAIKRGMEIGKQQ